From one Solanum stenotomum isolate F172 chromosome 12, ASM1918654v1, whole genome shotgun sequence genomic stretch:
- the LOC125848209 gene encoding zingipain-2-like, translating into MAMKIDLMSILITLFFVIGMFNSQTTARSQPKLSVSERHEQWMSRHGRVYKDEVEKGERFMIFKENMKFIDSINKAGNLSYKLGINEFADITSEEFLAKFTGLNVPSYLSPSPMSSTEFKIDDLSDDDMPSNLDWRESGAVTQVKNQGQCGCCWAFSAVGSLEGAYKIATGNLMEFSEQELLDCTTNNHGCNGGFMTNAFDFIIENGGISIESDYEYQGQQYTCRSQEKTAAVQISSYQVVPADETSLLQAVTKQPVSIGIAAGQELQFYAGGTYQGSCADQINHAVTAIGYGTDEEGQKYWLLKNSWGTTWGENGFMKIIRDSGNPGGLCDIAKMSSYPNIA; encoded by the exons ATGGCAATGAAAATTGATTTGATGAGTATTTTAATTACACTATTCTTTGTAATTGGCATGTTTAACTCTCAAACAACAGCACGCAGCCAGCCAAAACTATCCGTGTCTGAGAGACACGAACAGTGGATGTCACGTCATGGACGCGTTTACAAGGACGAAGTAGAAAAAGGAGAACGCTTCATgattttcaaagaaaacatGAAATTCATTGATTCGATCAATAAGGCAGGGAATCTGTCTTACAAGTTAGGCATCAATGAATTTGCAGATATTACTTCAGAAGAGTTTTTGGCTAAATTTACTGGATTAAACGTACCTTCATATCTTTCACCTTCTCCAATGTCATCAACGGAATTTAAGATTGATGATCTTAGTGATGATGACATGCCGTCTAACTTGGACTGGAGAGAGTCTGGGGCTGTCACTCAAGTGAAGAATCAAGGTCAATGTG GATGTTGCTGGGCGTTTTCTGCGGTTGGATCACTAGAAGGAGCCTACAAAATTGCAACAGGCAACTTGATGGAATTCTCTGAACAAGAACTTCTCGATTGCACGACCAACAATCATGGCTGCAATGGAGGTTTCATGACGAATGCATTCGATTTCATCATAGAAAATGGTGGAATTTCAATTGAATCAGATTATGAATACCAAGgtcaacaatacacatgcagaAGCCAAGAGAAAACAGCAGCAGTGCAAATAAGTAGTTATCAAGTCGTGCCTGCAGATGAAACATCACTATTACAAGCCGTAACTAAACAACCAGTGTCAATTGGAATTGCTGCTGGCCAAGAATTACAATTTTACGCTGGAGGAACTTATCAGGGAAGCTGTGCCGATCAAATTAACCATGCTGTTACGGCGATAGGATATGGAACTGATGAGGAAGGTCAGAAATATTGGTTGTTGAAGAATTCATGGGGAACAACTTGGGGTGAGAATGgatttatgaaaattataagAGATTCTGGGAATCCTGGAGGTCTTTGTGATATCGCCAAGATGTCTTCTTATCCAAACATAGCATAG